From a region of the Prosthecobacter sp. SYSU 5D2 genome:
- a CDS encoding MbnP family protein: MELEILPLSQKAVAKHQVVIQRLDFILSGLALKRADGSWLESEDWAAFFSVEKKRLKARAEGVPAGKYQAVRFDVGLPAAVNEADVNQLPPGHDLHPDVCGLHWGWQGGYVFMALEGRWGQGKEGQGGFAYHLARTPNVVKVEVPVEFQGGGPMTLKLELDKERILKGIDFDIHGTSTHSRDGDELVPLLKTNLAEAFSLKSVHYDTYQTETVAENDKAEERPQGTQPYPVAITNRFPQARFPADNPLTEEGVTLGEKLFHDTRLSINNSQSCASCHDRSFAFSDPRKFSLGAEGQTGNRHSMPLFNLAWEQTFFWDGRAGSLREQVLMPIQDRHEMNETLERVVEKITDQKDGFAAAFGTSEITPERIAKALEQYLLTLVSQESRFDKAARKAGEMTEEEKRGLQLFVTEFDPSRGLRGADCFHCHGGTLFTDHQFKNNGLDLNPADLGRMIVTGDPADRGKFKTPSLRNIAVTAPYMHDGRFSTLEEVVEHYSQGVKRSSTLDPNLAKHPETGLQLTEAEKHALVAFLKTLTDEEFISAPAKTEIAQRP, encoded by the coding sequence ATGGAATTGGAAATTCTGCCACTATCGCAGAAGGCAGTGGCAAAGCACCAGGTGGTCATCCAACGCCTGGATTTTATCCTTTCTGGACTGGCTCTGAAGCGTGCAGACGGAAGCTGGCTGGAGTCCGAGGACTGGGCGGCCTTTTTCAGCGTTGAAAAGAAAAGGCTGAAAGCGCGGGCAGAGGGAGTTCCGGCAGGCAAATATCAGGCCGTGAGGTTTGATGTGGGGCTGCCTGCGGCGGTGAATGAGGCGGATGTAAATCAACTTCCACCGGGGCATGACCTGCATCCCGACGTGTGCGGCCTGCATTGGGGCTGGCAGGGCGGCTATGTCTTCATGGCCCTTGAAGGCCGATGGGGGCAAGGCAAAGAAGGACAGGGAGGCTTTGCCTATCATCTGGCGAGGACGCCAAATGTGGTGAAGGTCGAGGTGCCGGTGGAATTTCAGGGCGGAGGCCCGATGACGCTGAAACTGGAACTGGATAAGGAGCGAATCCTGAAAGGCATTGACTTCGACATTCACGGCACTTCCACGCATTCCCGTGATGGCGATGAACTGGTGCCACTGCTGAAGACCAACCTTGCGGAGGCGTTCAGTCTAAAGTCAGTGCACTACGATACCTATCAGACGGAGACGGTGGCAGAGAACGATAAGGCGGAAGAGCGGCCACAAGGAACCCAGCCCTACCCTGTCGCCATCACCAACAGGTTTCCGCAAGCAAGGTTTCCGGCGGACAATCCTCTGACGGAGGAAGGGGTGACGCTGGGAGAAAAGCTCTTCCATGACACCCGCCTGTCCATTAACAACAGCCAGTCCTGCGCAAGCTGCCACGACCGGAGTTTCGCTTTCAGCGATCCCCGGAAATTCAGTCTGGGTGCGGAGGGACAGACCGGCAACCGCCATTCCATGCCGCTATTTAATCTGGCTTGGGAGCAGACGTTCTTTTGGGACGGGCGGGCAGGAAGCCTGCGCGAGCAGGTGCTGATGCCCATCCAGGACCGGCACGAGATGAATGAAACGCTGGAGCGGGTGGTGGAAAAGATCACCGACCAGAAGGATGGCTTTGCCGCAGCCTTTGGGACATCCGAGATCACACCGGAGCGCATTGCCAAAGCCTTGGAGCAATATTTGTTAACCCTTGTCAGCCAGGAGTCCCGGTTTGACAAAGCAGCAAGGAAGGCCGGGGAGATGACGGAGGAGGAGAAGCGGGGGCTGCAGCTTTTCGTGACGGAATTTGACCCTTCACGTGGACTGCGCGGCGCGGACTGCTTCCACTGCCATGGGGGCACACTGTTCACCGACCACCAGTTTAAAAACAACGGGCTGGACCTGAACCCGGCTGACCTGGGCAGGATGATCGTCACCGGGGATCCGGCAGACAGGGGAAAGTTCAAAACGCCCAGCCTGCGCAACATTGCAGTGACGGCCCCCTACATGCATGACGGGCGCTTTTCCACCCTGGAAGAGGTGGTGGAGCACTACAGCCAGGGCGTGAAGCGAAGCAGCACCCTGGACCCAAACCTGGCCAAACATCCCGAGACGGGACTGCAACTGACCGAGGCTGAAAAACACGCACTCGTGGCCTTTCTGAAAACACTCACGGACGAGGAATTTATCTCCGCGCCCGCCAAGACTGAAATTGCCCAACGCCCCTGA